From one Chanodichthys erythropterus isolate Z2021 chromosome 3, ASM2448905v1, whole genome shotgun sequence genomic stretch:
- the caskin1 gene encoding caskin-1 isoform X8 → MGKDQELLQAVKTEDLMTVQKLLQRPKPGKAKLLGSAKKVNVNFQDTDGFSPLHHAALNGNVEVISLLLESQALVDIRDQKGMRPLHYAAWQGKSEPMKLLLKSGSSVNGQSDEGQIPLHLAAQHGHYDVSEMLLQHQSNPCIVDNAGKTPLDLACEFGRVGVVQLLLSSNMCAALLEAKPGDSTDPNGTSPLHLAAKNGHIDIIRLLIQAGIDINRQTKAGTALHEAALCGKTDVVRLLLDSGINAAVRNTYSQTALDIVYQFTATQASREIKQMLRDASAALQVRALKDYCNNYDLTSLNIKAGDVITVLEQHSDGRWKGCIHDNRTGNDRVGYFPSSMVEVISKRPGAVGSWSTVTCTQQYQKIQLCAPVCGPVSPAVAMVNGDSYHEIHILPPPPPPPPHSHLPLFTSFGYNRSPNTSGEPHSGQEAKNDQDLASSRGSESSPHGSPTPAGGPQGGSSEEIWVLRKPVAGGDRSSVGSSGSVASARSSGSGQSAGSSSILHAQAEGVKLLATVLSQSAKAKEHLLEQTKSLDHPSHASSNKGSSSRSQSLSSCPLHEQPYGEAVSQRKGEALPEGKSSEAVIEWLSEFQLQVYAPNFISAGYDIPTISRMTPEDLTAIGVTKPGHRKKITSEINKLSVNEWLPDQKPANLGEWLSMIGLSQYHQVLVKNGYENIDFITDITWEDLQEIGITKLGHQKKLMLAVKKLAEIQKASDGRNTLRKKPPAAQEVMAIESPPHDSGECMSPKLSTFQDSELSGELQAALTRPADVQDGTEVRTNSGPGAQHRARTLHENSMNKSRDTEEPSGPPRKEARTMRQTSQGGQRSVSSAQPKPRQSYPQGAGPPYTPPQTPTKTKPPTSQTMSNPPGKPKPSPQLLQQTEKPITPRAHPQSPTQRSHPHPAAQPVETMEAAPQGPAASVPLLCLPPDGDEACDEYGLPKKRAHSLNRYAVSDGEQERDELNVADSGGKYATVQHRVGRSNSVKGQADKNVNRSQSFALRQKKKGPPPPPPKRSSSAISSSSSNLTEVPKETSSGPLLEIPYQPQRRASDLGGTVDTGSAGSVRSIAAMLEMSSIGGGAKGLALQKTAGHYLQVGSAGAKQRDAIGLDGEVVNRRRTISGPVTELVAAAKRGPQPEPVQDRQRSEPQPSSSGSSAENLPFAEDGNLTIKQRPRQGKDEAEDGLEMSYSLPQEDLSCADATASLKRRVQSTKQQPNGTKFLLTESNTVKRRPKSKDKDAEEQQDGQMPVPYENGTGTIKRRPVSEVTVSEQPRPQEHPENSPRRDSADLEGHVTESAPRKSIKPPVSPKPVLAQHIKKQGPPAAITKKAPFPGPTGAPGSPVEGKKVPPPISPKPTPPPTAPKPSKNVLQSLNATPNPTPTPSPAKQTVTRMSSTASTQTNHPVKATTPPALSAQTPHTPQSPHTPQTPQTPQTPQTPQTPPTPIPTPPPVKPPRSSISGVSMDSSTGSALVTGVVTADAMHQKIEETSASLAAALQAVEEKIKEDGQKDSLIENKSTVSILDDIGSMFDDLADQLDAMLE, encoded by the exons ATTTTCACCACTGCACCATGCAGCTCTCAATGGAAATGTGGAGGTTATATCACTGCTGCTGGAGTCTCAGGCCTTAGTGGACATCAGGGACCAGAAAG GGATGCGACCTCTGCATTATGCAGCGTGGCAGGGAAAGTCCGAACCCATGAAGTTGCTGCTGAAGTCAGGCTCCTCAGTGAACGGTCAGTCTGATGAGGGTCAGATCCCCCTGCACCTGGCCGCTCAGCACGGACACTATGACGTA TCTGAGATGCTTCTGCAGCACCAGTCAAACCCCTGCATAGTGGACAATGCTGGGAAGACTCCATTGGACTTGGCTTGTGAATTTGGCCGAGTTGGG GTGGTCCAGCTGCTACTGAGCAGTAACATGTGTGCAGCTCTGTTGGAGGCCAAGCCCGGAGACTCGACTGATCCCAACGGCACCAGCCCACTGCATCTCGCTGCCAAGAACGGACACATCGACATCATCAG ACTGCTGATCCAGGCGGGCATCGATATCAACAGGCAGACCAAAGCGGGCACTGCCCTCCATGAGGCTGCACTGTGTGGGAAGACTGATGTAGTGCGCCTCCTGCTGGAT AGTGGCATCAATGCAGCAGTGAGAAACACATACAGCCAGACAGCGCTGGACATCGTCTATCAGTTCACCGCTACACAGGCCAGCCGGGAAATCAAGCAGATGCTACGAG ATGCCTCAGCTGCCTTGCAGGTCAGGGCCCTGAAGGACTACTGCAACAATTACGACCTGACTAGCCTTAACATAAAGGCAGGAGACGTTATCACG GTTCTGGAGCAACATTCAGATGGGAGGTGGAAGGGCTGCATCCATGATAACCGCACAGGAAATGACAGAGTGGGCTACTTCCCCTCCAGCATGGTCGAAGTGATCAGTAAGAGGCCTGGGGCTGTGG GTTCATGGAGTACAGTCACTTGTACCCAACAGTATCAAAAGATACAGCTCTGTGCGCCGGTGTGCGGCCCCGTGTCGCCCGCCGTTGCCATGGTGAATGGGGACTCGTATCATGAGATTCATATCCTGCCGCCTCCTCCACCTCCGCCACCACATTCCCATCTGCCACTTTTCACTTCCTTTGGCTATAACAGGTCCCCAAACACCTCAGGAGAGCCGCACAGTGGACAAG aggcCAAGAATGATCAAGATTTGGCTA GTTCTCGCGGCTCAGAGTCCAGTCCACATGGCTCACCCACCCCAGCCGGTGGTCCCCAGGGCGGCAGCAGCGAGGAGATCTGGGTTCTGCGCAAACCTGTGGCAG GTGGAGACCGCAGCAGTGTGGGCAGTTCAGGCAGTGTGGCCAGTGCCCGATCCTCTGGTAGTGGACAGAGCGCAGGCAGCAGTAGTATCCTTCACGCACAGGCAGAGGGAGTCAAG CTCCTGGCCACGGTTTTGTCACAGTCTGCCAAAGCTAAAGAACACCTGCTGGAGCAAACAAAGTCTTTGGACCACCCCTCTCATGCTTCCAGCAACAAGG GATCTTCCTCACGCAGTCAGAGTTTGTCAAGCTGTCCACTTCATGAGCAGCCGTATGGGGAGGCGGTGTCCCAAAGGAAAGGGGAGGCGCTGCCTGAGGGGAAG AGCTCAGAGGCTGTTATCGAATGGCTGAGTGAATTTCAGCTGCAGGTCTACGCTCCAAACTTCATCAGCGCCGGCTATGACATTCCTACAATTAGCCGAATGACCCCAGAG GATTTAACAGCTATTGGAGTAACCAAACCAGGACATCGAAAGAAGATAACCTCAGAGATAAATAAGCTCAGTGTTAACGAGTGGCTGCCTGACCAAAAACCA GCGAATCTTGGAGAGTGGTTATCCATGATTGGGTTGAGCCAATATCACCAAGTTTTAGTCAAAAATGGCTATGAGAACATTGACTTTATTACTGACATCACGTGGGAGGACCTTCAGGAGATTGGCATTACAAAACTTG GACACCAGAAGAAGCTTATGCTTGCCGTGAAGAAACTGGCAGAGATCCAGAAGGCCTCTGATGGTCGTAACACATTGCGTAAAAAACCCCCAGCCGCTCAGGAGGTGATGGCTATTGAGAGCCCACCCCATGACAGCGGAGAGTGTATGTCTCCTAAATTAAGCACTTTCCAGGACAGTGAACTGAGCGGGGAGTTACAGGCAGCTCTTACACGCCCTGCTGATGTGCAGGATGGCACAGAGGTGAGAACCAATAGTGGTCCGGGAGCACAGCACCGAGCCCGCACTCTGCATGAGAACAGCATGAATAAGAGCCGAGACACAGAAGAGCCTAGTGGGCCACCCAGAAAGGAGGCACGTACCATGCGCCAGACCAGCCAGGGAGGCCAGAGAAGTGTCTCATCGGCGCAGCCAAAACCACGTCAGTCTTATCCCCAAGGTGCAGGTCCACCCTATACTCCACCACAAACGCCCACCAAAACGAAGCCTCCCACCTCACAGACTATGAGCAACCCACCGGGTAAACCAAAACCTAGTCCTCAGCTGCTCCAGCAGACAGAGAAGCCCATAACACCTCGTGCTCACCCCCAATCCCCCACTCAAAGGTCCCATCCACACCCAGCTGCTCAGCCTGTGGAAACCATGGAAGCTGCGCCCCAAGGACCTGCTGCCTCAGTGCCACTCCTGTGCCTGCCACCAGATGGTGATGAAGCTTGCGACGAGTATGGTCTGCCTAAGAAACGTGCCCACAGTCTGAATCGATATGCCGTGTCTGATGGTGAGCAGGAGCGGGACGAGCTGAATGTTGCAGATTCAGGAGGAAAGTATGCCACAGTACAGCACCGGGTGGGTCGCAGCAACTCAGTGAAAGGGCAGGCAGACAAGAATGTCAACCGAAGCCAGTCCTTTGCACTCAGACAGAAGAAGAAAGGtcctcctccacctcctccCAAACGCTCTAGTTCGGCTATCTCAAGCTCCAGCAGTAATCTGACAGAAGTTCCCAAGGAGACAAGCAGTGGACCCCTTCTGGAAATTCCCTATCAACCACAAAGACGTGCTAGTGACCTGGGTGGCACTGTAGACACAGGCAGTGCAGGTAGTGTGAGGAGCATTGCGGCCATGTTGGAAATGTCCTCTATTGGTGGGGGTGCCAAGGGTCTCGCTTTACAGAAAACTGCAGGTCACTATCTGCAG GTGGGTTCTGCAGGAGCAAAGCAGCGTGATGCCATTGGACTGGATGGGGAAGTAGTGAACCGTCGCAGGACCATTAGTGGGCCCGTCACTGAGTTAGTAGCAGCTGCTAAGCGAGGACCACAGCCAGAGCCAGTCCAGGATAGACAACGCTCTGAACCCCAGCCAAGCTCTAGTGGGAGTTCAGCAGAAAACCTTCCATTTGCTGAGGATGGTAACCTTACCATCAAACAAAGACCTAGACAGGGAAAGGATGAGGCTGAGGATGGCCTAGAAATGTCATACTCTTTACCCCAGGAGGACCTTTCGTGTGCGGATGCCACAGCCTCCCTGAAAAGGAGGGTCCAGAGCACCAAGCAGCAGCCAAATGGCACCAAGTTCCTGCTCACTGAGTCAAATACAGTTAAGCGCCGCCCCAAAAGCAAAGACAAAGATGCAGAGGAACAACAGGATGGGCAGATGCCCGTACCATACGAGAATGGGACTGGCACCATTAAAAGACGCCCTGTGTCAGAGGTGACCGTTTCAGAGCAGCCCCGACCACAGGAACATCCTGAGAACTCGCCCCGTCGGGACAGTGCAGACCTGGAAGGCCATGTCACTGAGAGTGCCCCTCGAAAGTCCATCAAACCTCCAGTGTCTCCCAAACCCGTTCTGGCCCAGCACATAAAGAAACAAGGACCACCGGCTGCCATCACCAAGAAAGCCCCATTTCCTGGACCAACTGGGGCACCTGGCAGCCCAG TTGAAGGAAAGAAAGTACCTCCTCCGATATCACCAAAACCTACACCTCCTCCCACAGCTCCCAAACCATCCAAAAATGTTCTGCAGTCTTTAAATGCGACACCTAATCCCACTCCCACGCCCTCTCCAGCCAAGCAGACTGTCACCAGAATGTCCAGTACAGCCTCAACCCAAACCAACCACCCTGTCAAGGCTACAACCCCACCGGCTTTGAGTGCGCAGACCCCACACACACCTCAGTCTCCTCACACCCCACAGACACCTCAGACACCCCAAACCCCACAGACACCCCAAACTCCCCCAACCCCCATCCCTACACCCCCTCCTGTGAAGCCCCCTCGCTCCTCAATCAGTGGGGTATCCATGGACAGTTCAACTGGATCAGCACTTGTCACAGGGGTAGTGACGGCAGATGCAATGCACCAGAAGATAGAGGAGACCAGTGCCTCACTAGCTGCAGCCCTGCAGGCAGTAGAAGAGAAGATCAAGGAGGATGGGCAAAAAGA CTCATTGATTGAAAACAAGAGCACAGTGAGCATCCTAGACGACATCGGCAGCATGTTTGATGACCTGGCCGACCAGCTGGATGCCATGCTGGAGTGA
- the caskin1 gene encoding caskin-1 isoform X4, which yields MELLGSAKKVNVNFQDTDGFSPLHHAALNGNVEVISLLLESQALVDIRDQKGMRPLHYAAWQGKSEPMKLLLKSGSSVNGQSDEGQIPLHLAAQHGHYDVSEMLLQHQSNPCIVDNAGKTPLDLACEFGRVGVVQLLLSSNMCAALLEAKPGDSTDPNGTSPLHLAAKNGHIDIIRLLIQAGIDINRQTKAGTALHEAALCGKTDVVRLLLDSGINAAVRNTYSQTALDIVYQFTATQASREIKQMLRDASAALQVRALKDYCNNYDLTSLNIKAGDVITVLEQHSDGRWKGCIHDNRTGNDRVGYFPSSMVEVISKRPGAVGKRRQRAGSWSTVTCTQQYQKIQLCAPVCGPVSPAVAMVNGDSYHEIHILPPPPPPPPHSHLPLFTSFGYNRSPNTSGEPHSGQEAKNDQDLASSRGSESSPHGSPTPAGGPQGGSSEEIWVLRKPVAGGDRSSVGSSGSVASARSSGSGQSAGSSSILHAQAEGVKLLATVLSQSAKAKEHLLEQTKSLDHPSHASSNKGSSSRSQSLSSCPLHEQPYGEAVSQRKGEALPEGKSSEAVIEWLSEFQLQVYAPNFISAGYDIPTISRMTPEDLTAIGVTKPGHRKKITSEINKLSVNEWLPDQKPANLGEWLSMIGLSQYHQVLVKNGYENIDFITDITWEDLQEIGITKLGHQKKLMLAVKKLAEIQKASDGRNTLRKKPPAAQEVMAIESPPHDSGECMSPKLSTFQDSELSGELQAALTRPADVQDGTEVRTNSGPGAQHRARTLHENSMNKSRDTEEPSGPPRKEARTMRQTSQGGQRSVSSAQPKPRQSYPQGAGPPYTPPQTPTKTKPPTSQTMSNPPGKPKPSPQLLQQTEKPITPRAHPQSPTQRSHPHPAAQPVETMEAAPQGPAASVPLLCLPPDGDEACDEYGLPKKRAHSLNRYAVSDGEQERDELNVADSGGKYATVQHRVGRSNSVKGQADKNVNRSQSFALRQKKKGPPPPPPKRSSSAISSSSSNLTEVPKETSSGPLLEIPYQPQRRASDLGGTVDTGSAGSVRSIAAMLEMSSIGGGAKGLALQKTAGHYLQVGSAGAKQRDAIGLDGEVVNRRRTISGPVTELVAAAKRGPQPEPVQDRQRSEPQPSSSGSSAENLPFAEDGNLTIKQRPRQGKDEAEDGLEMSYSLPQEDLSCADATASLKRRVQSTKQQPNGTKFLLTESNTVKRRPKSKDKDAEEQQDGQMPVPYENGTGTIKRRPVSEVTVSEQPRPQEHPENSPRRDSADLEGHVTESAPRKSIKPPVSPKPVLAQHIKKQGPPAAITKKAPFPGPTGAPGSPGTTQCGPFTCPVFTQLFEGKKVPPPISPKPTPPPTAPKPSKNVLQSLNATPNPTPTPSPAKQTVTRMSSTASTQTNHPVKATTPPALSAQTPHTPQSPHTPQTPQTPQTPQTPQTPPTPIPTPPPVKPPRSSISGVSMDSSTGSALVTGVVTADAMHQKIEETSASLAAALQAVEEKIKEDGQKDSLIENKSTVSILDDIGSMFDDLADQLDAMLE from the exons ATTTTCACCACTGCACCATGCAGCTCTCAATGGAAATGTGGAGGTTATATCACTGCTGCTGGAGTCTCAGGCCTTAGTGGACATCAGGGACCAGAAAG GGATGCGACCTCTGCATTATGCAGCGTGGCAGGGAAAGTCCGAACCCATGAAGTTGCTGCTGAAGTCAGGCTCCTCAGTGAACGGTCAGTCTGATGAGGGTCAGATCCCCCTGCACCTGGCCGCTCAGCACGGACACTATGACGTA TCTGAGATGCTTCTGCAGCACCAGTCAAACCCCTGCATAGTGGACAATGCTGGGAAGACTCCATTGGACTTGGCTTGTGAATTTGGCCGAGTTGGG GTGGTCCAGCTGCTACTGAGCAGTAACATGTGTGCAGCTCTGTTGGAGGCCAAGCCCGGAGACTCGACTGATCCCAACGGCACCAGCCCACTGCATCTCGCTGCCAAGAACGGACACATCGACATCATCAG ACTGCTGATCCAGGCGGGCATCGATATCAACAGGCAGACCAAAGCGGGCACTGCCCTCCATGAGGCTGCACTGTGTGGGAAGACTGATGTAGTGCGCCTCCTGCTGGAT AGTGGCATCAATGCAGCAGTGAGAAACACATACAGCCAGACAGCGCTGGACATCGTCTATCAGTTCACCGCTACACAGGCCAGCCGGGAAATCAAGCAGATGCTACGAG ATGCCTCAGCTGCCTTGCAGGTCAGGGCCCTGAAGGACTACTGCAACAATTACGACCTGACTAGCCTTAACATAAAGGCAGGAGACGTTATCACG GTTCTGGAGCAACATTCAGATGGGAGGTGGAAGGGCTGCATCCATGATAACCGCACAGGAAATGACAGAGTGGGCTACTTCCCCTCCAGCATGGTCGAAGTGATCAGTAAGAGGCCTGGGGCTGTGGGTAAGAGACGACAACGGGCGG GTTCATGGAGTACAGTCACTTGTACCCAACAGTATCAAAAGATACAGCTCTGTGCGCCGGTGTGCGGCCCCGTGTCGCCCGCCGTTGCCATGGTGAATGGGGACTCGTATCATGAGATTCATATCCTGCCGCCTCCTCCACCTCCGCCACCACATTCCCATCTGCCACTTTTCACTTCCTTTGGCTATAACAGGTCCCCAAACACCTCAGGAGAGCCGCACAGTGGACAAG aggcCAAGAATGATCAAGATTTGGCTA GTTCTCGCGGCTCAGAGTCCAGTCCACATGGCTCACCCACCCCAGCCGGTGGTCCCCAGGGCGGCAGCAGCGAGGAGATCTGGGTTCTGCGCAAACCTGTGGCAG GTGGAGACCGCAGCAGTGTGGGCAGTTCAGGCAGTGTGGCCAGTGCCCGATCCTCTGGTAGTGGACAGAGCGCAGGCAGCAGTAGTATCCTTCACGCACAGGCAGAGGGAGTCAAG CTCCTGGCCACGGTTTTGTCACAGTCTGCCAAAGCTAAAGAACACCTGCTGGAGCAAACAAAGTCTTTGGACCACCCCTCTCATGCTTCCAGCAACAAGG GATCTTCCTCACGCAGTCAGAGTTTGTCAAGCTGTCCACTTCATGAGCAGCCGTATGGGGAGGCGGTGTCCCAAAGGAAAGGGGAGGCGCTGCCTGAGGGGAAG AGCTCAGAGGCTGTTATCGAATGGCTGAGTGAATTTCAGCTGCAGGTCTACGCTCCAAACTTCATCAGCGCCGGCTATGACATTCCTACAATTAGCCGAATGACCCCAGAG GATTTAACAGCTATTGGAGTAACCAAACCAGGACATCGAAAGAAGATAACCTCAGAGATAAATAAGCTCAGTGTTAACGAGTGGCTGCCTGACCAAAAACCA GCGAATCTTGGAGAGTGGTTATCCATGATTGGGTTGAGCCAATATCACCAAGTTTTAGTCAAAAATGGCTATGAGAACATTGACTTTATTACTGACATCACGTGGGAGGACCTTCAGGAGATTGGCATTACAAAACTTG GACACCAGAAGAAGCTTATGCTTGCCGTGAAGAAACTGGCAGAGATCCAGAAGGCCTCTGATGGTCGTAACACATTGCGTAAAAAACCCCCAGCCGCTCAGGAGGTGATGGCTATTGAGAGCCCACCCCATGACAGCGGAGAGTGTATGTCTCCTAAATTAAGCACTTTCCAGGACAGTGAACTGAGCGGGGAGTTACAGGCAGCTCTTACACGCCCTGCTGATGTGCAGGATGGCACAGAGGTGAGAACCAATAGTGGTCCGGGAGCACAGCACCGAGCCCGCACTCTGCATGAGAACAGCATGAATAAGAGCCGAGACACAGAAGAGCCTAGTGGGCCACCCAGAAAGGAGGCACGTACCATGCGCCAGACCAGCCAGGGAGGCCAGAGAAGTGTCTCATCGGCGCAGCCAAAACCACGTCAGTCTTATCCCCAAGGTGCAGGTCCACCCTATACTCCACCACAAACGCCCACCAAAACGAAGCCTCCCACCTCACAGACTATGAGCAACCCACCGGGTAAACCAAAACCTAGTCCTCAGCTGCTCCAGCAGACAGAGAAGCCCATAACACCTCGTGCTCACCCCCAATCCCCCACTCAAAGGTCCCATCCACACCCAGCTGCTCAGCCTGTGGAAACCATGGAAGCTGCGCCCCAAGGACCTGCTGCCTCAGTGCCACTCCTGTGCCTGCCACCAGATGGTGATGAAGCTTGCGACGAGTATGGTCTGCCTAAGAAACGTGCCCACAGTCTGAATCGATATGCCGTGTCTGATGGTGAGCAGGAGCGGGACGAGCTGAATGTTGCAGATTCAGGAGGAAAGTATGCCACAGTACAGCACCGGGTGGGTCGCAGCAACTCAGTGAAAGGGCAGGCAGACAAGAATGTCAACCGAAGCCAGTCCTTTGCACTCAGACAGAAGAAGAAAGGtcctcctccacctcctccCAAACGCTCTAGTTCGGCTATCTCAAGCTCCAGCAGTAATCTGACAGAAGTTCCCAAGGAGACAAGCAGTGGACCCCTTCTGGAAATTCCCTATCAACCACAAAGACGTGCTAGTGACCTGGGTGGCACTGTAGACACAGGCAGTGCAGGTAGTGTGAGGAGCATTGCGGCCATGTTGGAAATGTCCTCTATTGGTGGGGGTGCCAAGGGTCTCGCTTTACAGAAAACTGCAGGTCACTATCTGCAG GTGGGTTCTGCAGGAGCAAAGCAGCGTGATGCCATTGGACTGGATGGGGAAGTAGTGAACCGTCGCAGGACCATTAGTGGGCCCGTCACTGAGTTAGTAGCAGCTGCTAAGCGAGGACCACAGCCAGAGCCAGTCCAGGATAGACAACGCTCTGAACCCCAGCCAAGCTCTAGTGGGAGTTCAGCAGAAAACCTTCCATTTGCTGAGGATGGTAACCTTACCATCAAACAAAGACCTAGACAGGGAAAGGATGAGGCTGAGGATGGCCTAGAAATGTCATACTCTTTACCCCAGGAGGACCTTTCGTGTGCGGATGCCACAGCCTCCCTGAAAAGGAGGGTCCAGAGCACCAAGCAGCAGCCAAATGGCACCAAGTTCCTGCTCACTGAGTCAAATACAGTTAAGCGCCGCCCCAAAAGCAAAGACAAAGATGCAGAGGAACAACAGGATGGGCAGATGCCCGTACCATACGAGAATGGGACTGGCACCATTAAAAGACGCCCTGTGTCAGAGGTGACCGTTTCAGAGCAGCCCCGACCACAGGAACATCCTGAGAACTCGCCCCGTCGGGACAGTGCAGACCTGGAAGGCCATGTCACTGAGAGTGCCCCTCGAAAGTCCATCAAACCTCCAGTGTCTCCCAAACCCGTTCTGGCCCAGCACATAAAGAAACAAGGACCACCGGCTGCCATCACCAAGAAAGCCCCATTTCCTGGACCAACTGGGGCACCTGGCAGCCCAGGTACTACACAGTGCGGGCCTTTCACTTGCCCTGTCTTTACACAATTAT TTGAAGGAAAGAAAGTACCTCCTCCGATATCACCAAAACCTACACCTCCTCCCACAGCTCCCAAACCATCCAAAAATGTTCTGCAGTCTTTAAATGCGACACCTAATCCCACTCCCACGCCCTCTCCAGCCAAGCAGACTGTCACCAGAATGTCCAGTACAGCCTCAACCCAAACCAACCACCCTGTCAAGGCTACAACCCCACCGGCTTTGAGTGCGCAGACCCCACACACACCTCAGTCTCCTCACACCCCACAGACACCTCAGACACCCCAAACCCCACAGACACCCCAAACTCCCCCAACCCCCATCCCTACACCCCCTCCTGTGAAGCCCCCTCGCTCCTCAATCAGTGGGGTATCCATGGACAGTTCAACTGGATCAGCACTTGTCACAGGGGTAGTGACGGCAGATGCAATGCACCAGAAGATAGAGGAGACCAGTGCCTCACTAGCTGCAGCCCTGCAGGCAGTAGAAGAGAAGATCAAGGAGGATGGGCAAAAAGA CTCATTGATTGAAAACAAGAGCACAGTGAGCATCCTAGACGACATCGGCAGCATGTTTGATGACCTGGCCGACCAGCTGGATGCCATGCTGGAGTGA